One genomic window of Bradyrhizobium sp. CCGE-LA001 includes the following:
- the phnH gene encoding phosphonate C-P lyase system protein PhnH, translating into MTTIAELPPGFADKVLSAQSTFRSVMDAMARPGSVQRIVPMAGAPAAIMRGTAAIALTLFDHDTPLWLDVGMAESSDVVKWLKFHTGAPVVHDTSIASFALMSDGAALPPLERFALGTSEYPDRSTTLILQVDRLDAGRSFELRGPGIDGVATLQASVKPFDLFERLSMNEALFPRGIDVVLVADDAVVAIPRTTRVVSKGS; encoded by the coding sequence TTCGCCGACAAGGTGCTGTCGGCGCAGTCGACCTTTCGTTCGGTGATGGACGCGATGGCGCGGCCGGGTTCGGTCCAGCGCATCGTGCCGATGGCGGGAGCGCCCGCGGCGATTATGCGCGGCACCGCCGCGATCGCGCTGACGCTGTTCGATCACGACACGCCGCTCTGGCTCGATGTGGGCATGGCGGAAAGCTCCGACGTTGTGAAATGGCTCAAGTTCCACACCGGTGCGCCGGTGGTGCATGACACCTCGATCGCGAGCTTCGCCTTGATGAGTGACGGCGCGGCGCTGCCCCCGCTCGAGCGTTTCGCGCTCGGCACCAGCGAATATCCCGATCGCTCGACCACCTTGATCCTCCAGGTCGATCGTCTGGATGCGGGCCGCAGCTTCGAGTTGCGCGGCCCTGGCATCGATGGCGTTGCGACGCTGCAGGCGTCGGTCAAACCGTTCGACCTGTTCGAGCGCCTGAGCATGAACGAGGCGCTGTTTCCACGCGGCATCGACGTGGTGCTGGTCGCCGATGATGCCGTGGTCGCGATCCCCCGCACCACGCGCGTCGTGAGCAAGGGAAGCTGA
- a CDS encoding carbon-phosphorus lyase complex subunit PhnI: MYVAVKGGERAIENAHRLLANARRGDPSVPEVTLEQISEQLGLAVDRVMSEGSLYDRELASLAIKQARGDLIEAIFLVRAFRATLPRFGASEPVDTGAMRVQRRVSSTFKDIPGGQILGPTFDYTHRLLDPSLAEGFVPEAPATAEASTAATPRVTDILGRDGLIESSPRAEEGASVGDLTREPLNFPADRDLRLQNLARGDEGFLLAMGYSTQRGYGRNHPFAGEIRFGEVEVEFFAEDVGFAVPLGSIELTECQMVNQFKGSVTEAPCFTRGYGLAFGQSERKTMSMALVDRALRARELGEEALAPAQDEEFVMSHSDNVQATGFVEHLKLPHYVDFQSELGLLRKLRKEFAEANAPDAMKEAAE, encoded by the coding sequence ATGTATGTCGCAGTCAAAGGCGGCGAACGCGCCATCGAGAACGCCCATCGCCTGCTTGCAAACGCCCGGCGGGGAGACCCCAGTGTCCCCGAAGTTACGCTCGAGCAAATCTCGGAGCAGCTCGGCCTTGCCGTCGATCGCGTCATGAGCGAAGGCTCGCTCTATGACCGCGAGCTTGCTTCGCTCGCCATCAAGCAGGCGCGCGGCGATCTGATCGAGGCGATCTTCCTGGTCCGCGCGTTCCGCGCAACGCTGCCGCGCTTCGGCGCCAGCGAGCCGGTCGACACCGGCGCCATGCGGGTGCAGCGGCGGGTGTCCTCGACATTCAAGGATATCCCCGGCGGCCAGATCCTCGGGCCGACCTTCGACTATACCCATCGCCTGCTCGATCCCTCGCTCGCCGAAGGCTTCGTGCCGGAGGCGCCGGCGACGGCCGAAGCCTCCACCGCGGCGACGCCGCGCGTGACGGATATACTCGGCCGCGATGGATTGATCGAATCCTCGCCGCGAGCCGAGGAGGGCGCCAGCGTCGGCGATCTCACCCGTGAGCCGCTGAACTTTCCGGCGGACCGCGACCTGCGCCTGCAAAATCTGGCCCGCGGCGACGAGGGCTTCCTGCTGGCGATGGGCTATTCCACCCAGCGCGGCTATGGCCGCAACCATCCCTTCGCCGGTGAGATCCGGTTCGGCGAGGTCGAGGTCGAATTCTTCGCCGAAGACGTCGGCTTCGCCGTGCCGCTCGGCTCGATCGAGCTGACCGAGTGCCAGATGGTCAACCAGTTCAAGGGCTCGGTGACGGAAGCGCCGTGCTTCACCCGCGGCTATGGCCTCGCCTTCGGCCAGAGCGAGCGCAAGACCATGTCGATGGCGCTGGTCGACCGCGCGCTGCGTGCCCGCGAGCTCGGCGAAGAGGCGCTCGCTCCCGCGCAGGACGAAGAATTCGTGATGTCGCATTCGGACAACGTGCAGGCGACCGGCTTCGTCGAGCATCTCAAGCTGCCGCATTATGTCGACTTCCAGTCTGAGCTCGGCCTGCTTCGCAAGTTGCGGAAGGAATTTGCCGAAGCCAATGCGCCCGATGCCATGAAGGAGGCCGCGGAATGA
- a CDS encoding alpha-D-ribose 1-methylphosphonate 5-phosphate C-P-lyase PhnJ, which yields MNAPAYNFAYLDEQTKRMIRRAILKAIAIPGYQVPFASREMPMPYGWGTGGVQVTAAILGPDDVLKVIDQGSDDTTNAISIRKFFAKTAGVATTTATNDATVIQTRHRIPEAELNANQVLVYQVPIPEPLRFLEPRETETRRMHALAEYGLMHVKLYEDIARFGHIATAYAYPVKVNARYVMDPSPTPKFDNPKMDNCAALQLFGAGREKRIYAIPPYTQVVSLDFEDHPFEPYRFNAPCALCAAENSYLDEIVTDDKGGRMFVCSDTDYCEGRQAAGHHGSLSAAPYKEKAGSHG from the coding sequence ATGAACGCGCCTGCCTATAATTTCGCCTATCTCGACGAGCAGACCAAGCGGATGATCCGCCGCGCGATCCTGAAAGCGATCGCGATCCCCGGCTATCAGGTGCCGTTCGCTAGCCGCGAGATGCCGATGCCCTATGGCTGGGGCACCGGTGGCGTGCAGGTCACGGCCGCGATCCTCGGTCCTGACGATGTGCTGAAAGTGATCGACCAGGGCTCCGACGACACGACCAACGCGATCTCGATCCGCAAGTTCTTTGCCAAGACTGCGGGCGTTGCCACGACCACGGCGACGAATGATGCGACCGTGATCCAGACCCGCCACCGCATTCCCGAGGCGGAGCTGAACGCGAATCAGGTGTTGGTCTATCAGGTGCCGATCCCCGAGCCCTTGCGCTTTCTCGAGCCGCGCGAGACCGAGACGCGGCGCATGCATGCGCTGGCCGAATACGGGCTGATGCATGTGAAGCTCTATGAGGATATCGCGCGGTTCGGTCATATCGCGACCGCCTATGCCTATCCGGTCAAGGTGAACGCACGTTACGTGATGGACCCGTCGCCGACGCCGAAATTCGACAATCCCAAGATGGACAATTGCGCGGCGCTGCAGCTGTTCGGCGCCGGCCGCGAGAAGCGCATCTATGCGATCCCGCCCTACACGCAGGTGGTGTCGCTCGATTTCGAGGACCACCCCTTCGAGCCCTACCGCTTCAACGCGCCTTGCGCGCTGTGCGCGGCGGAGAACTCCTATCTCGACGAGATCGTCACCGACGACAAGGGCGGCCGCATGTTCGTGTGCTCCGACACTGATTATTGCGAGGGCCGCCAGGCCGCCGGCCATCACGGCAGCCTCAGCGCCGCGCCGTACAAGGAGAAGGCGGGCTCCCATGGTTGA